The Panicum virgatum strain AP13 chromosome 5K, P.virgatum_v5, whole genome shotgun sequence genome has a window encoding:
- the LOC120709886 gene encoding uncharacterized protein LOC120709886, translated as MPLALENVKAITTRGGKTTQDPHYPKHINRKKASLVAEEPPREEKPEKVHEGKTDPYEFYDTQVLSFPMRAKEPSTDEQFSRFVKMIQQVNINVPLMDAMKVPTYARYIKDIINNKQPLPTTEVIKLTEVCSAAIFQQLPEKKKDPGFPTIRCSIGAQNFDKALCDLGASVSVMPKVVFD; from the coding sequence ATGCCCCTTGCTCTGGAGAACGTTAAGGCGATAACCACACGAGGAGGTAAAACTACTCAAGATCCGCATTATCCTAAGCATATTAACAGGAAGAAAGCAAGCCTAGTGGCAGAAGAACCACCTCGGGAGGAGAAACCCGAgaaggttcatgaagggaagacggaTCCGTATGAATTCTATGATACTCAAGTATTGTCGTTCCCTATGAGGGCAAAGGAGCCAAGTACAGATGAGCAGTTCAGCCGCTTTGTTAAGATGATACAGCAGGTGAACATCAATGTGCCCTTGATGGATGCGATGAAGGTTCCGACCTATGCTCGTTACATCAAGGACATAATTAACAACAAGCAACCACTGCCAACTACTGAAGTAATCAAGCTCACTGAGGTATGCAGTGCAGCTATATTTCAACAATTGCCCGAAAAGAAGAAGGATCCAGGATTCCCAACTATCAGATGTTcaataggggcacagaacttCGACAAAGCTTTATGTGATTTGGGAGCTAGTGTTAGTGTGATGCCGAAGGTGGTCTTCGACTAA